A genomic window from Silene latifolia isolate original U9 population chromosome 11, ASM4854445v1, whole genome shotgun sequence includes:
- the LOC141612258 gene encoding hydroxyproline O-arabinosyltransferase 1-like, giving the protein MGLGFGNLLKTLLIIFSVALITYNIIISTNAPLKLDFPDPKNPLDHNSFFSSIDPVIKLPNNRKSKLNSAEKKRLFHTAVTSSDAVYNTWQCRIMYYWFKKFQNEPNSEMGGFTRILHSGRPDKYMDEIPTFVAQPLPAGMDQGYIVLNRPWAFVQWLEQADIKEDYILMAEPDHIIVKPIPNLSRNGFGAAFPFFYIEPKKYESVLRKFFPEDKGSITQVDPIGNSPVIVAKDSLKKIAPTWKNVSVAMKQDPETDKAFGWVLEMYAYAVASALHGVKNILYKDFMIQPPWDKEVGEKYIIHYTYGCDYNMKGELTYGKIGEWRFDKRSYDKVAPPRNLTMPPPGVSQSVVTLVKMVNEATANIPNWES; this is encoded by the exons atgggTTTGGGTTTTGGGAATTTGTTAAAAACCCTATTAATAATCTTTTCAGTAGCTCTGATCACATACAACATAATAATTTCTACAAATGCCCCATTAAAACTTGATTTCCCAGATCCTAAAAACCCTTTAGATCATAATTCTTTCTTTTCTTCAATTGACCCAGTAATTAAATTACCCAATAATCGTAAATCAAAGCTTAATTCAGCTGAAAAAAAGAGACTTTTTCATACTGCAGTTACTTCTTCAGATGCTGTTTACAATACTTGGCAATGTAGGATTATGTATTATTGGTTTAAGAAGTTTCAGAATGAACCCAATTCTGAAATGGGTGGCTTTACCCGAATTCTTCATTCGGGTCGACCCGATAAATATATGGATGAGATCCCCACTTTTGTTGCTCAGCCTCTTCCTGCTGGCATGGATCAG GGCTACATTGTTTTAAACAGACCTTGGGCGTTTGTACAGTGGCTTGAACAAGCAGACATTAAAGAAGA TTACATACTGATGGCAGAGCCAGATCACATAATTGTGAAGCCTATACCTAATTTATCTCGTAATGGGTTTGGAGCCGCGTTTCCATTCTTTTACATTGAACCTAAGAAGTATGAGTCTGTGCTTCGGAAGTTCTTTCCAGAGGACAAGGGTTCAATAACTCAAGTAGATCCTATTGGGAATTCTCCTGTAATTGTTGCAAAG GACTCTCTCAAGAAGATAGCCCCCACGTGGAAGAATGTGTCTGTCGCCATGAAACAGGATCCAGAAACTGATAAGGCCTTTGGCTGGGTTCTTGAGAT GTATGCCTACGCTGTTGCATCTGCTCTGCATGGTGTAAAGAATATACTGTACAAGGATTTTATGATTCAG CCCCCATGGGACAAAGAAGTTGGCGAGAAGTATATCATTCATTACACATACGGATGCGATTATAATATGAAG GGTGAGCTTACATATGGAAAGATTGGAGAATGGAGATTTGACAAGAGGTCCTACGACAAGGTTGCTCCTCCAAGAAACTTGACAATGCCACCACCCGGTGTTTCTCAAAGTGTG GTGACTCTGGTTAAAATGGTGAATGAAGCAACAGCCAACATACCTAACTGGGAATCGTAA
- the LOC141612257 gene encoding uncharacterized protein LOC141612257 isoform X2, whose translation MTTTCNKPPPYHLLSSPISIFPPNFNRRLSFLAPNQLYYSNPLAQFNHLLMNETIQRALFLNLPSRITLMRMLPLAVNWRIRKLLGQWRKYATSRAPDPEESLDAPGLKQCFKRKRLLMSALLHYISQWSTVAFIRLPYLVICGPLSNTCELSNIY comes from the exons ATGACGACCACCTGCAACAAACCACCCCCTTATCATCTTCTTTCGTCACCAATTTCAATTTTCCCGCCAAATTTCAACCGCCGACTATCATTTTTGGCGCCAAATCAACTCTATTACTCAAACCCACTTGCGCAATTCAACCATCTTCTG ATGAACGAAACCATACAGAGGGCGTTGTTCTTGAATCTGCCCAGCAGAATAACCCTGATGAGAATGCTTCCACTGGCAGTGAATTGGCGAATAAGGAAGCTCCTGGGACAGTGGAGGAAGTACGCCACCAGTAG GGCTCCTGATCCTGAGGAATCGCTAGATGCACCAGGACTGAAGCAGTGCTTTAAAAGAAAAAGGCTTCTCATGAGTGCATTACTGCATTATATATCACAGTGGAGTACTGTTGCATTCATCCGACTCCCTTATCTTGTTATATGTGGACCCTTGAGTAATACTTGTGAGTTGTCAAATATTTATTAG
- the LOC141612257 gene encoding F-box protein At2g17036-like isoform X1 has product MAANDWSTLPLDLLGAIAMKLETLDDFIYFSAVCHTWNRVSSLIKHQWRSIVPWLLLAENTSYNPHCVRKIFNPSNNKCYKLNFPTFGAKCSGSDYGWVAMVDRNLAVCLFNPITKAEIRFPSAETIPDRRPYDEEIDENEEDYISWFLRVYMRKLIVLKVSQNEFIIVVIYDNFDHLAFAKQGDKSWTSVFVKQGYGFRMFDVMAMNGYVFALCSNASLVYWNIEDFQGYELVKPMEHLSSELQMRPFICGLGTLYLVESGCDLLMVLRFKEEVFDSNRKLIPDVYETLRFSVYRLDPKDKRWEEIKDHASLFVGGNSTMSVSAKGLQPNCIYFTDDEFELSSLVTKLGGHDMGVYDIKCKKKWRFYEGDDIRSAYCRPTWFIPQL; this is encoded by the coding sequence ATGGCTGCTAATGATTGGTCGACATTGCCTCTTGATCTTCTTGGTGCCATTGCAATGAAGTTGGAAACTTTAGatgattttatttatttttcagcgGTATGTCACACTTGGAATCGTGTTTCATCCTTAATAAAGCACCAATGGAGGTCGATAGTGCCATGGCTTTTACTAGCTGAAAACACTAGCTATAATCCACATTGTGTACGGAAGATTTTTAATCCTAGTAATAATAAGTGTTACAAACTGAATTTCCCTACTTTTGGAGCAAAGTGTTCGGGTTCAGACTATGGTTGGGTTGCAATGGTTGACCGTAACCTCGCTGTATGCTTGTTCAATCCAATCACTAAGGCTGAAATTCGCTTCCCATCTGCGGAAACCATCCCAGATCGACGCCCATATGATGAAGAGATCGATGAGAATGAAGAAGATTATATTAGTTGGTTTTTGAGGGTGTATATGAGGAAGCTCATTGTGCTCAAAGTGTCTCAAAATGAGTTTATTATTGTAGTAATTTATGATAATTTCGATCACCTAGCTTTTGCTAAACAGGGGGATAAATCGTGGACATCAGTATTCGTCAAGCAAGGTTATGGTTTTAGGATGTTTGATGTCATGGCTATGAACGGTTATGTATTTGCTTTGTGCAGTAATGCATCGCTTGTATATTGGAATATCGAGGACTTCCAGGGTTATGAGCTTGTAAAGCCAATGGAACATTTGTCAAGTGAATTGCAAATGCGTCCGTTCATATGTGGGTTAGGAACACTATATTTGGTGGAATCAGGTTGTGATCTCCTCATGGTGTTACGATTCAAAGAAGAAGTGTTCGATTCAAATAGGAAGCTTATTCCTGACGTTTATGAAACATTACGTTTTTCGGTCTATAGACTGGATCCTAAAGACAAAAGATGGGAGGAAATTAAAGATCATGCGTCATTGTTTGTAGGTGGTAATTCTACCATGTCTGTTTCAGCCAAAGGTTTGCAACCTAACTGTATATATTTCACCGATGATGAATTTGAGCTCAGTAGTTTGGTGACCAAGCTTGGTGGACATGATATGGGTGTTTATGACATCAAATGTAAGAAAAAATGGCGATTTTACGAAGGTGATGATATCCGCTCCGCATATTGTAGACCAACGTGGTTTATTCCTCAACTTTAA